One genomic region from Melioribacteraceae bacterium encodes:
- a CDS encoding MgtC/SapB family protein yields the protein MEAIEWTVQLRLVVALALGFLVGLERESSQSKHKKVLFGGIRTYPIISLFGFGCAWLFTMGEKSILPIGLIALAALTAISYFSKFQYDQPGVTTELSALLTFIVGALAMLVDIWASMALGIINTMLLSEKARLEDFVEKLDRVEFLAVLKFLLVTLIILPVLPNEEYTQFRVNPSKVWQIVILVSTIGFVGYILSKRLGEKVGFWVSGLVSGIVSSTAVSIAYGRMTQQNNQISKNALQGVLVASSVMYLRLLVLIYIISPSIISSLWWQMIFLSGTGFAISLFNFPTKKYKVSKLGDSEKLQNPFEIRPAFIFAVLFVALSFITGLVKEYFGQSGILSLSVLVGVTDVSPFVLSLVNSSGFTTGVIVSGILISILSNTIMKGAYFGYLAEDVRKETFLRFGVFALIHIPVIAVTLLV from the coding sequence ATGGAAGCAATTGAGTGGACCGTACAGCTAAGACTAGTTGTTGCTCTTGCATTGGGTTTTTTAGTTGGACTAGAGCGGGAGTCTTCACAGAGCAAGCATAAAAAAGTTTTATTCGGCGGAATCCGGACTTACCCGATAATCAGTTTATTCGGATTCGGATGCGCGTGGCTCTTCACGATGGGAGAGAAATCGATATTGCCGATCGGTCTTATAGCGCTTGCGGCACTTACCGCAATTTCATACTTCTCAAAATTTCAGTACGATCAGCCCGGTGTTACAACCGAACTCTCTGCACTTCTAACTTTCATTGTGGGCGCGCTTGCAATGCTTGTAGATATATGGGCGTCTATGGCGCTTGGAATAATAAACACAATGCTTCTTTCGGAAAAAGCCCGTCTGGAGGATTTTGTAGAAAAACTCGACCGCGTTGAGTTTCTTGCAGTGCTTAAATTTTTACTTGTCACGCTTATTATACTTCCCGTGCTTCCTAACGAGGAGTATACACAGTTCAGGGTGAACCCATCGAAGGTCTGGCAGATAGTAATACTCGTTTCAACGATCGGATTTGTAGGATATATTTTGTCTAAGCGCCTCGGCGAGAAAGTCGGCTTCTGGGTATCGGGGCTTGTAAGCGGAATAGTTTCGAGCACCGCGGTTTCAATTGCATACGGAAGGATGACGCAGCAGAACAACCAGATTTCGAAAAATGCGCTTCAGGGAGTTCTCGTCGCATCGAGCGTAATGTATCTGCGGCTTCTGGTTCTCATCTATATTATTAGTCCATCCATAATATCCTCCTTGTGGTGGCAGATGATATTTCTGAGCGGAACCGGATTTGCAATATCGCTATTTAATTTTCCGACAAAAAAATATAAGGTTTCCAAACTTGGTGACTCGGAGAAACTTCAGAACCCGTTCGAGATAAGACCGGCGTTTATATTTGCCGTTCTCTTCGTTGCCTTATCTTTTATTACCGGACTGGTAAAAGAATATTTCGGTCAATCCGGAATTCTTTCGCTTTCAGTTCTTGTCGGAGTTACGGATGTAAGCCCATTTGTTCTGTCTCTTGTTAATTCGTCGGGATTTACAACGGGTGTAATTGTTTCAGGCATTCTTATTTCGATTTTGAGCAACACAATAATGAAAGGCGCTTATTTCGGATATCTTGCTGAAGATGTAAGAAAAGAAACTTTTTTAAGATTCGGAGTCTTTGCGTTAATCCATATTCCCGTTATCGCAGTTACACTTCTGGTCTGA
- a CDS encoding heparan-alpha-glucosaminide N-acetyltransferase domain-containing protein: MAGQINNVDGTILNKQGRIESIDLLRGFVMVIMALDHTRDFFSAAPFNPLDLTNGNAYYFITRWITHFCAPVFVFFAGTSAFLYGLKTESKKELAKYLVVRGLLLVVLELTLVRLGWQFNVNYSYAWVQVIWVLGVAMIVLAGLIYLPLRVTTISGIVMILFHNLLDGIRAEDLGWFKTIWIFLHDGGEIRFGSDGLFWVVYPIIPWIGVMAAGYGFGKLFLLPAHDRNKILIQLGLSVTTVFIILRFINLYGDPHPWITRDNSFYTLLEFLNTEKYPPSLLFLLMTLGPSFITLVLFEKLIGLPKKILLIFGRVPLFYYLLHVPVIHLLAVVLALAQGLDAVFLFDNSDPSSWPNEFGYGLFGVYIAWLLAVVIMYPLSKWFYEMKKKRKYKWLSYF; encoded by the coding sequence ATGGCAGGACAAATAAATAATGTTGACGGCACCATCTTAAATAAACAGGGAAGAATTGAGTCGATTGATCTTCTTCGCGGATTTGTAATGGTAATAATGGCGCTTGATCATACCCGCGATTTCTTTTCCGCAGCCCCGTTCAATCCTCTTGATTTAACAAACGGTAACGCATACTATTTTATAACACGATGGATAACCCACTTCTGCGCGCCCGTCTTTGTATTCTTTGCGGGAACTTCGGCATTTCTTTACGGATTGAAAACCGAATCGAAGAAGGAGCTTGCTAAATACCTTGTTGTAAGAGGACTGCTTCTTGTTGTGCTTGAGCTTACGCTTGTCCGTCTTGGATGGCAATTCAATGTTAATTATTCTTATGCATGGGTCCAGGTAATATGGGTCCTTGGTGTTGCAATGATTGTATTAGCGGGACTCATCTATCTGCCATTAAGAGTTACCACAATATCCGGCATTGTAATGATTCTCTTTCACAACTTGCTGGATGGTATTAGAGCAGAGGACCTCGGCTGGTTTAAGACAATCTGGATTTTCCTTCATGACGGGGGCGAAATAAGATTCGGCAGCGACGGATTGTTCTGGGTTGTTTATCCTATCATTCCATGGATAGGTGTAATGGCCGCCGGATACGGATTCGGTAAATTGTTTTTATTGCCGGCGCATGATCGGAATAAAATTCTTATCCAACTCGGTTTATCGGTAACAACTGTTTTCATCATATTAAGATTCATAAATCTTTATGGCGATCCGCATCCATGGATAACACGAGATAATTCGTTCTATACACTTCTTGAATTTCTTAATACCGAAAAATATCCGCCATCACTGCTGTTTTTATTAATGACGCTCGGACCATCTTTTATTACACTCGTTCTTTTCGAAAAGTTAATTGGTCTTCCTAAAAAAATTCTTTTGATATTTGGAAGAGTTCCGCTCTTCTATTATCTGCTTCATGTTCCCGTGATACATCTTCTTGCTGTTGTTCTTGCACTGGCGCAAGGGCTTGATGCAGTTTTTTTGTTTGATAATTCCGATCCATCTAGCTGGCCAAATGAGTTTGGATATGGTCTATTCGGAGTTTACATCGCATGGTTGTTGGCAGTCGTTATTATGTACCCATTATCAAAATGGTTTTATGAAATGAAAAAGAAGAGAAAGTATAAATGGCTTAGTTACTTTTGA
- a CDS encoding sulfite exporter TauE/SafE family protein: MNDIIASLILFIIGAIAAVINVNAGGGSSLTLPALIFLGLDSATANGTNRIAILMQNVSSIYTFKKAQYEQFNLSMKLSLITLPGAVLGALVAIKISDELFNTILGIIMIAITLTMIFPASKSKKNDDTENKKITIPLFLTFVVVGFYGGFIQIGIGFVLMAILNKMMHFSLIYVNMHKVFIVFILTIPALLIFIISGNVNWYWGLSLGLGNALGGWWGTKHSIKKGDKFIKAVLSIAILIMALKLMKIIP; the protein is encoded by the coding sequence TTGAATGATATTATCGCTTCACTCATTCTATTTATTATCGGTGCTATTGCCGCGGTAATAAATGTAAATGCCGGCGGCGGTTCGTCGCTTACGCTTCCTGCGCTTATTTTTTTAGGACTTGATTCAGCAACCGCTAACGGAACGAACAGAATTGCTATTCTTATGCAGAATGTAAGTTCTATTTATACTTTCAAGAAGGCGCAGTACGAACAATTCAACCTCAGCATGAAACTCTCGCTCATTACTCTTCCCGGCGCTGTTCTTGGCGCCCTCGTTGCGATTAAGATTAGCGATGAATTGTTCAATACCATTCTCGGAATAATAATGATTGCAATTACTTTAACAATGATCTTCCCGGCATCAAAATCAAAAAAGAATGACGACACCGAGAATAAAAAAATTACAATACCTCTCTTTCTTACATTTGTTGTGGTCGGTTTCTACGGCGGATTTATTCAGATCGGAATCGGTTTTGTTCTTATGGCAATACTGAACAAGATGATGCACTTCAGCCTTATCTATGTTAACATGCACAAAGTCTTCATCGTATTCATTCTGACAATTCCTGCTCTCCTTATCTTCATCATTTCCGGTAATGTAAACTGGTACTGGGGTTTAAGTCTGGGACTTGGTAATGCGCTCGGCGGATGGTGGGGAACAAAACACTCTATTAAAAAAGGGGATAAGTTTATTAAAGCCGTCCTTTCTATCGCAATACTTATTATGGCGCTTAAACTTATGAAAATAATCCCGTAA
- the rsgA gene encoding ribosome small subunit-dependent GTPase A has protein sequence MKYLSSLGWNDFFDNSFKNFDSNTYKCGRISAENKTNYSVLTGSGEIIGEVSGRYLFETERQSDLPKVGDWVVITLFNNNELAVIHQTLPRRTKISRKSADRKTDEQIIAANVDIAFIVQSLDDNFNINRLERYLSVVYQGGVKPVVILNKTDLCNDVEEKVKLVKERTGIENPVSVSALNRDGLDAITSMIEPGSTIVFLGSSGVGKSTLINALLGYDRFATNEVREQDSRGKHTTTRREMVLLPSGGILIDTPGMRELGLWNADNGLAQTFSEFDDYSESCKYSDCTHTHEIGCAVLSALEKGFIPKERYENYLKLRKELKYLESKQNISAQIEEKRKWKIIHKELKNFNKKNKQ, from the coding sequence ATGAAATATCTTAGTTCATTGGGATGGAATGATTTCTTTGATAATTCATTTAAAAATTTCGATTCCAATACATATAAATGCGGAAGGATCTCCGCTGAAAACAAAACAAATTACTCGGTGCTTACCGGGTCCGGCGAGATCATCGGAGAGGTTTCGGGCAGGTACCTGTTCGAAACTGAAAGACAGAGCGATTTACCGAAAGTAGGAGACTGGGTTGTAATAACACTTTTCAATAATAATGAGTTGGCTGTTATTCATCAGACGCTTCCAAGAAGAACAAAAATATCCCGGAAAAGCGCGGACAGAAAAACAGACGAGCAGATAATAGCCGCAAATGTTGACATCGCTTTTATTGTTCAGTCGCTTGACGATAACTTTAACATAAACCGCCTGGAAAGATATCTTTCCGTTGTATATCAGGGCGGGGTAAAACCCGTCGTGATTCTGAATAAAACAGACCTCTGTAATGACGTGGAAGAAAAGGTTAAACTTGTTAAAGAAAGGACGGGAATTGAAAATCCGGTTTCTGTCAGTGCTCTTAACCGCGATGGTTTGGATGCAATAACAAGTATGATTGAGCCCGGATCAACCATTGTATTCCTCGGCTCCTCGGGCGTTGGAAAGTCGACACTTATAAACGCGCTCCTTGGATACGACCGCTTCGCAACAAATGAAGTGCGGGAACAGGATTCAAGAGGGAAGCACACTACAACCCGCCGCGAAATGGTTCTGCTTCCCTCCGGCGGTATATTAATAGACACACCGGGGATGAGAGAGCTCGGTCTCTGGAATGCAGATAATGGGCTGGCTCAAACTTTTTCGGAATTCGATGATTATTCGGAATCGTGCAAATACTCCGATTGTACTCATACACACGAGATTGGTTGTGCCGTGCTAAGTGCGCTCGAAAAGGGATTTATACCCAAAGAGAGATACGAGAATTATCTTAAGCTGCGCAAGGAATTGAAGTACCTGGAATCGAAGCAGAATATCTCCGCCCAGATTGAAGAGAAAAGAAAGTGGAAGATTATTCATAAAGAGCTGAAGAATTTCAACAAGAAGAACAAGCAGTAA